A stretch of Natronococcus sp. CG52 DNA encodes these proteins:
- a CDS encoding IclR family transcriptional regulator, translating to MNDPSVPISSVKRSYEVIDAIRDRGQAGVTELSETLERPKSTVHNHLQTLERLGYVVKTDGNYRLSTRYFHIGRESRATLEVFAHGIETVKRLERESNGHVQLVTEENGMGAILFATHWRDDEYTPAAGGLSLTRVHLHTNAPGKAILAQLPPERLSSIVDRYGLPGRTEGTITDERALRAELETVRTQGYAVDRGEMIDGSTGVGAAIATDDRVYGAIAVYGPTAEIAEELEGGEIVSLVREHADTIQTDIVFGSKR from the coding sequence ATGAACGATCCGTCCGTTCCGATCAGTTCGGTCAAGCGATCCTACGAAGTGATCGACGCGATTCGCGACCGCGGGCAAGCGGGAGTGACCGAGCTATCGGAGACACTCGAGCGTCCGAAGAGTACGGTACACAATCATCTCCAGACGCTCGAACGGCTCGGATACGTCGTCAAAACGGACGGGAACTACCGGCTCAGTACCCGATACTTCCATATCGGCCGGGAATCGCGCGCTACCCTCGAGGTGTTCGCTCACGGGATCGAAACGGTCAAGCGCCTCGAACGGGAGTCGAACGGGCACGTTCAGTTGGTCACCGAAGAGAACGGAATGGGGGCGATCCTGTTTGCAACGCACTGGAGAGACGACGAGTACACGCCGGCCGCAGGTGGCCTCTCGCTCACGCGCGTCCACCTCCACACGAACGCACCGGGGAAGGCGATCCTCGCACAACTCCCCCCGGAACGACTATCGTCGATCGTCGATCGGTACGGCCTTCCGGGACGAACCGAGGGGACGATAACCGACGAGCGGGCACTCCGCGCCGAACTGGAGACCGTTCGTACACAGGGGTACGCGGTGGATCGCGGTGAGATGATCGACGGAAGCACGGGGGTCGGCGCAGCGATCGCGACCGACGACCGCGTGTACGGTGCCATCGCTGTCTACGGCCCTACGGCTGAGATTGCGGAGGAACTCGAGGGCGGAGAGATCGTCTCACTCGTCCGAGAGCACGCCGACACGATTCAGACGGACATCGTCTTCGGGTCGAAAAGATAG
- a CDS encoding CBS domain-containing protein, which translates to MSTPLKTISKNATLEAAATAMRDSDIKALVVTTDPPSIITSTDLVAAAAEGRDPTELQVSAVMTESVETVPPDLYLEEVAAMMTGLGINHLPVLDDDDYVGMISSTDITAVLS; encoded by the coding sequence ATGTCGACCCCCCTGAAGACGATTTCGAAGAACGCCACGCTCGAAGCCGCGGCGACGGCGATGCGCGACAGCGATATCAAGGCCCTCGTCGTGACGACGGATCCGCCGTCGATCATCACGAGCACCGACCTGGTCGCCGCCGCCGCCGAGGGCCGCGACCCTACCGAACTGCAGGTTTCGGCGGTGATGACCGAATCGGTCGAGACCGTGCCGCCGGATCTCTACCTCGAGGAAGTGGCTGCAATGATGACGGGTCTAGGGATCAATCACCTCCCGGTCCTCGACGATGACGACTACGTCGGGATGATCTCCTCGACCGATATCACCGCCGTACTCTCCTGA
- a CDS encoding long-chain fatty acid--CoA ligase, whose translation MPAGTDQTLRPFLWRAANLYSDTEIVSRNHDGMQRYTYGEYEQRTSRLANALDEHGIEEGDRVGTFCWNHSRHFETYFGVPSVGAQLHTINPLLPDAHIQYIVDNADDRLIFVDHSLAPKLASAVADADDEFDGVDFVVMGSEPSDDLDATPYESFIEGQETEYDWPDIDEDQPAGMCYTSGTTGNPKGVEYTQQMLWSHTMATLTPQGIPMADDDVVMPVVPMFHVNAWGMPFTATAGGSKHVYPGPSPEPEDIANLIENEGVTISAGVPTVWLGLMEYCSEHDVDLSTLETVIVGGSAAPKSMIEWFDEQGVEVLHAWGMTEMSPIGSVSHLKSDLRDADYETQLEKRGKQGLMVPGLEFKVIDENSEEIAWDGEEFGELWIRGPWVTKEYFKRPEANEEDFEDGWLKTGDVVTVDEDGYIQIVDREKDVIKSGGEWISSVELENAVMAHGDVSEAAVVGVPHERWQERPVAFVVPGEGVDRDTLVSEITEMLADDYPKWWLPDEIEFIEEVPKTATGKFSKKDIREEYADQSLVEGQVPEDAAPDRD comes from the coding sequence ATGCCGGCCGGAACAGACCAGACACTCCGACCGTTTCTGTGGCGCGCAGCCAACCTGTATTCCGATACGGAGATCGTCTCCCGCAACCACGACGGAATGCAGCGATACACGTACGGCGAGTACGAGCAACGAACGAGTCGGCTCGCGAACGCACTCGACGAGCACGGCATCGAGGAAGGTGACCGAGTTGGGACGTTCTGCTGGAACCATTCCCGGCACTTCGAGACGTACTTCGGCGTGCCGTCGGTCGGCGCCCAGCTTCACACGATCAATCCGCTGCTCCCCGACGCGCACATCCAGTACATCGTCGACAACGCCGACGATCGGCTGATCTTCGTCGACCACTCGCTCGCGCCGAAACTCGCGAGCGCGGTAGCCGACGCCGACGACGAGTTCGACGGCGTTGATTTCGTCGTGATGGGAAGCGAGCCCTCCGATGACCTCGACGCGACGCCCTACGAATCGTTCATCGAAGGCCAGGAGACGGAGTACGACTGGCCCGATATCGACGAGGACCAGCCGGCGGGGATGTGTTACACCTCGGGGACGACCGGCAACCCGAAGGGCGTCGAGTACACCCAGCAGATGCTCTGGAGCCACACGATGGCGACCCTGACGCCACAGGGGATCCCGATGGCCGACGACGACGTCGTCATGCCCGTCGTGCCGATGTTCCACGTCAACGCGTGGGGAATGCCGTTTACGGCGACCGCAGGCGGGTCCAAACACGTCTACCCGGGTCCGTCGCCCGAACCCGAAGACATCGCGAACCTCATCGAAAACGAGGGCGTGACCATCAGCGCAGGGGTTCCGACCGTCTGGCTCGGGCTGATGGAGTACTGTTCGGAGCACGACGTCGATCTCTCGACGCTCGAGACGGTGATCGTCGGCGGCTCGGCCGCCCCGAAATCGATGATCGAGTGGTTCGACGAGCAGGGCGTCGAGGTCCTCCACGCCTGGGGAATGACCGAGATGTCCCCGATCGGCTCGGTTTCCCACCTCAAATCCGATCTTCGGGATGCGGACTACGAGACCCAACTCGAGAAACGCGGCAAGCAGGGGCTGATGGTTCCGGGCCTCGAGTTCAAGGTGATCGACGAGAACAGCGAGGAGATCGCCTGGGATGGAGAGGAGTTCGGGGAACTGTGGATCCGCGGTCCCTGGGTCACGAAAGAGTACTTCAAGCGTCCCGAAGCTAACGAGGAAGACTTCGAGGACGGCTGGCTCAAGACCGGTGACGTCGTCACCGTCGACGAGGACGGCTACATCCAAATCGTCGATCGCGAAAAGGACGTGATCAAATCCGGCGGGGAGTGGATCTCGTCGGTCGAACTCGAGAACGCGGTGATGGCTCACGGCGACGTCTCCGAAGCGGCCGTCGTCGGCGTTCCCCACGAACGCTGGCAGGAGCGACCGGTTGCGTTCGTCGTGCCGGGAGAGGGTGTCGATCGAGACACGCTCGTTTCGGAGATTACCGAGATGCTCGCCGACGACTACCCCAAGTGGTGGCTTCCGGACGAGATCGAGTTTATCGAGGAGGTACCCAAGACGGCGACCGGCAAGTTCTCGAAGAAGGATATCCGCGAGGAGTACGCCGACCAGTCCCTCGTCGAGGGACAGGTGCCGGAGGATGCCGCACCGGATCGAGACTGA
- a CDS encoding GMC family oxidoreductase N-terminal domain-containing protein — MNDPDVVIIGAGADGPATASRLAREHGLDVLVLEGGAWHGNEKWPKPHVDAGGTVSTDPDDLDGKLLDEQFTVLEAGANDPTFGYLRVGPADHSRAPWFRNVPQNAFLWQVSAVGGTSTHYFGNHPRGYPYAFDEQPHWPIDYEDLVPYYQLNEAVTSTQQAPMTNKEEVFIEGAEGAGYDRLDTLNVTETGWRPQPNAVEDPPDELNSNFDGSFSWDDGFRGDALAADHFQGGPTPEGAPVREKARKSSNTSWVPRALDTNENESVGNVAIRPNAYVTDIKTDEGAGNLEATGVEFRDTWSGSTVTVEADVTVLAAGCIESPRLWLNSGLPDDGWVGKGLTTHWFDWIVGVYPDDAVEDINGEPNMDPFVGHNSAVRFDKPGVGGMEDIGMSPGLVSFANYLFSQAGYSFDVEVDPDEPWDSRGYVVGEELKRRMADYRNTKALLILTDDLPRQDNGVSLDDTFADEHGAVPEIRWEPHPDDDAKRDELSRIAARIHKEAGAEHVHRCDWPPLFLHMQSSMRMGKVVDENAEAYNVDRLFVGDHSALANGVGGPNPTNSGQALSLRTADRIGELYF, encoded by the coding sequence GTGAACGATCCGGACGTCGTCATCATCGGTGCCGGTGCGGACGGTCCCGCGACTGCCTCACGCCTCGCACGGGAACACGGCCTCGACGTCCTCGTCCTCGAGGGCGGTGCGTGGCACGGTAACGAGAAGTGGCCGAAACCGCACGTGGACGCCGGTGGGACGGTGAGTACCGATCCCGACGATCTCGACGGAAAGCTACTCGACGAGCAGTTCACCGTCCTGGAGGCCGGTGCGAACGACCCGACGTTCGGCTACCTTCGCGTCGGCCCCGCCGACCACTCTCGAGCCCCGTGGTTCCGAAACGTTCCACAGAACGCGTTCCTCTGGCAGGTGTCGGCCGTCGGCGGGACGTCGACTCACTACTTCGGGAACCATCCGCGCGGCTATCCGTACGCCTTCGACGAACAGCCACACTGGCCGATCGATTACGAGGACCTCGTTCCGTACTACCAGCTCAACGAGGCGGTGACGAGCACCCAGCAGGCCCCGATGACCAACAAGGAGGAGGTGTTCATCGAGGGTGCGGAGGGTGCCGGATACGACCGTCTCGACACGCTGAACGTGACCGAGACCGGCTGGCGGCCGCAGCCGAACGCGGTCGAAGACCCCCCGGACGAACTCAACTCGAACTTCGACGGCTCGTTCAGCTGGGACGACGGGTTCCGCGGTGACGCGCTCGCCGCCGACCACTTCCAGGGCGGACCGACGCCGGAGGGCGCGCCGGTTCGAGAGAAAGCGCGGAAATCGAGCAACACCAGTTGGGTGCCCCGGGCGCTGGATACGAACGAAAACGAAAGCGTCGGCAACGTCGCCATCCGACCGAACGCCTACGTCACGGACATCAAAACCGACGAGGGTGCCGGCAATCTCGAGGCAACCGGCGTCGAGTTCCGCGATACCTGGTCCGGTTCGACCGTGACCGTCGAGGCGGACGTCACCGTCCTCGCGGCGGGCTGCATCGAGTCGCCCCGACTCTGGCTCAACTCCGGACTGCCGGACGACGGCTGGGTCGGCAAGGGACTCACCACGCACTGGTTCGACTGGATCGTCGGCGTCTACCCGGACGACGCGGTCGAAGACATCAACGGCGAGCCGAACATGGATCCGTTCGTCGGGCACAACTCCGCGGTGCGATTCGACAAACCCGGCGTCGGCGGCATGGAAGACATCGGGATGTCGCCCGGCCTCGTCTCCTTCGCCAACTACCTGTTCAGCCAGGCGGGGTACAGCTTCGACGTCGAGGTCGACCCCGACGAGCCGTGGGACAGTCGCGGTTACGTGGTCGGCGAGGAACTCAAGCGACGGATGGCAGACTATCGCAACACCAAGGCGCTGCTCATCCTGACCGACGACCTGCCGCGACAGGACAACGGCGTCTCGCTGGACGACACGTTCGCCGACGAACACGGTGCGGTTCCCGAAATCAGGTGGGAGCCCCACCCCGACGACGACGCGAAGCGCGACGAACTCTCGCGGATCGCCGCGCGAATTCACAAGGAGGCCGGTGCAGAGCACGTCCACCGGTGTGACTGGCCGCCGCTGTTCCTCCACATGCAGTCTTCGATGCGGATGGGGAAAGTCGTCGATGAGAACGCCGAAGCCTACAACGTCGACCGGTTGTTCGTCGGCGATCACTCCGCGTTAGCCAACGGCGTCGGCGGACCGAATCCAACCAACAGCGGTCAAGCACTCTCACTCCGAACCGCTGATCGAATCGGAGAGCTGTACTTCTGA
- a CDS encoding DUF7563 family protein, producing the protein MPTCGNCSEYVTRDFVRVFGVDSEVQGCPNCTTYRELCDGGAVGSTE; encoded by the coding sequence ATGCCAACCTGTGGCAACTGTAGCGAGTACGTCACGCGCGACTTCGTTCGGGTATTCGGCGTCGACAGCGAGGTCCAGGGCTGTCCGAACTGTACGACGTACCGCGAACTCTGCGACGGCGGCGCAGTGGGCTCCACCGAGTGA
- a CDS encoding SH3 domain-containing protein, giving the protein MSDTMFAVHLVDGRVEEFETVTMLEHHEDGWIRCVRSAPSPREKLPETTKYYRCETVARIERTDRNGSSRIVNSDQLEFKDALKSVLGK; this is encoded by the coding sequence ATGAGCGATACGATGTTCGCGGTTCACCTGGTCGACGGCCGCGTCGAGGAATTCGAGACGGTTACGATGCTCGAGCATCACGAGGACGGCTGGATCCGATGCGTACGGTCGGCGCCCTCGCCTCGCGAAAAGCTCCCCGAAACGACGAAGTACTACCGGTGTGAGACCGTCGCGAGGATCGAGCGAACCGACCGGAACGGCAGTTCGCGCATCGTCAACAGCGATCAACTCGAGTTCAAGGACGCCCTCAAGAGCGTCCTGGGCAAGTGA